In Bordetella holmesii ATCC 51541, the following proteins share a genomic window:
- a CDS encoding H+ antiporter-2 family protein, which yields MSEQARKAPSDGPYPPLEGATRIIGSVALSTAVFMNVLDTSIANVSIPTISGDLGVSSSQGTWVITSFAVANAITVPLTGWLTQRFGQVRLFVTSTLLFVLASWLCGFSPTLEALIAFRVLQGLVAGPMIPLSQALMLGAFPREKAGMALAVWSMTTLVAPVAGPLLGGWISDNYTWPWIFYSNVPVGLLAAWISWRIFRDRESLTRKLPIDKVGLFLLVVWVGCLQIMLDKGKELDWFASPTIIALAAIAFAAFVFFLIWELTDAHPVVDLRLFKERNFTVGALTLATAYGVFFGNVVLLPLWLQSNMGYTAIYAGMVTAPVGLLAILLTPIVGKLLATRDPRQIVTVAFMIFALVCFMRSGFNTQTDMRTLMIPTIIQGAAMAMFFVPLTSITLSGLDPSRIPAASGLSNFARLTAGAFGTSIATTLWDNRATLHHAQMTESAKSGQQAFDHIMGTLQNALGLDHQQSLSVVDGMVNNQAYTMAAVDIFYASAIIFVLLIGTVWFARPTSSRGKGKGKDDGAAEAAAGAH from the coding sequence ATGAGCGAACAAGCCCGCAAGGCGCCCTCGGACGGGCCCTACCCGCCACTAGAGGGCGCCACCCGCATCATCGGCTCAGTCGCGCTGTCGACGGCGGTGTTCATGAACGTGCTGGACACGTCCATCGCCAACGTGTCCATCCCCACCATCTCGGGCGATCTCGGCGTCAGCAGCAGCCAGGGCACGTGGGTCATCACCTCGTTTGCCGTGGCCAACGCCATCACGGTCCCTCTGACCGGATGGCTGACGCAACGCTTCGGACAAGTGAGGCTGTTCGTGACGTCCACCCTGCTCTTTGTGCTTGCCTCGTGGCTATGCGGCTTCTCGCCCACGCTTGAAGCGCTGATTGCATTCCGGGTGTTGCAAGGCCTCGTGGCTGGTCCCATGATCCCGCTGTCGCAAGCCTTGATGCTGGGAGCTTTCCCGCGAGAAAAGGCGGGCATGGCGCTGGCAGTGTGGTCCATGACAACATTGGTCGCGCCTGTGGCCGGGCCTCTGCTGGGAGGCTGGATATCCGACAACTACACCTGGCCATGGATTTTTTACAGCAATGTGCCGGTGGGTCTACTGGCAGCATGGATCAGTTGGCGTATCTTCCGCGATCGCGAATCGCTCACCCGTAAACTGCCGATCGACAAAGTGGGCCTGTTCCTGCTGGTCGTCTGGGTAGGATGCCTGCAGATCATGCTCGACAAGGGCAAAGAACTCGACTGGTTTGCCAGTCCCACCATCATCGCTTTGGCTGCCATTGCCTTTGCCGCCTTCGTTTTCTTCCTGATATGGGAGCTCACTGACGCGCATCCGGTGGTCGACCTCAGGCTGTTCAAAGAGCGTAACTTCACCGTGGGCGCGCTCACGCTGGCCACGGCCTACGGGGTTTTCTTCGGCAATGTCGTACTGCTGCCGCTCTGGCTGCAAAGCAACATGGGCTATACGGCGATCTACGCAGGCATGGTGACCGCGCCGGTCGGCTTGCTGGCGATTCTGCTCACGCCTATCGTAGGCAAATTGCTGGCCACCCGCGACCCGCGCCAGATCGTGACAGTGGCCTTCATGATTTTCGCGTTGGTATGTTTCATGCGCTCGGGCTTTAACACACAGACCGACATGCGCACCCTGATGATTCCGACCATCATCCAGGGTGCGGCCATGGCCATGTTTTTTGTGCCGTTGACCTCGATTACGCTGTCCGGGCTCGATCCCAGCCGCATTCCGGCCGCTTCGGGCCTGTCCAATTTCGCACGGTTGACCGCCGGCGCATTCGGCACCTCGATTGCGACCACGTTATGGGACAACCGGGCTACGCTACATCACGCGCAGATGACGGAGTCCGCCAAATCTGGCCAGCAGGCCTTCGACCATATCATGGGCACATTGCAAAACGCTTTGGGTCTCGATCATCAGCAATCCCTCAGCGTGGTCGATGGGATGGTCAATAACCAGGCCTACACGATGGCGGCCGTCGATATCTTCTACGCCTCGGCCATCATCTTCGTGCTGCTCATCGGCACGGTGTGGTTTGCCCGGCCCACGTCCTCGCGCGGCAAGGGCAAAGGCAAGGACGATGGCGCGGCCGAAGCCGCAGCCGGCGCGCACTGA
- a CDS encoding tartrate dehydrogenase: MAAKKHRIAVIPGDGIGKEVVPEGLRVLDAAATRFGIDFQWDHFDWSCDYYANYGKMMPDDWMQQIGGHEAIFFGAIGWPATVPDHEALWGSLFRFRRDFDQYINLRPVRLMPGVPSPLANRQPGEIDFFLVRENTEGEYSNSGGRLFAGTEREVVIQESVFTRVGADRVLKFAFDLAQKRGKHLTAATKSNGISISMPWWDERVADIATQYPDVRWDKYHIDILCAHFVQHPDWFDVVVASNLFGDILSDLGPACTGTIGIAPSANLNPERKFPSLFEPVHGSAPDIYGKGIANPIGQIWSGALMLDFLGYPQASQAVVSAIETVLAQGPRTADMKGKASTEEVGRAIAGIVAKA, encoded by the coding sequence GTGGCTGCAAAGAAACACAGAATCGCCGTGATTCCCGGCGACGGTATTGGCAAGGAAGTCGTGCCCGAAGGGCTGCGTGTGCTCGATGCGGCAGCCACGCGTTTTGGCATCGATTTCCAATGGGATCACTTCGACTGGAGCTGCGACTATTACGCCAACTACGGCAAGATGATGCCCGATGACTGGATGCAGCAGATCGGCGGCCATGAGGCCATTTTCTTTGGCGCCATCGGTTGGCCGGCCACCGTACCCGATCATGAAGCACTGTGGGGGTCGTTGTTTCGTTTCCGCCGCGATTTTGATCAGTACATCAACTTGCGCCCGGTACGTCTGATGCCTGGCGTGCCGTCGCCGTTGGCCAATCGCCAGCCTGGCGAGATCGATTTTTTCCTCGTGCGCGAGAACACCGAGGGGGAATACTCCAACAGCGGTGGGCGCCTGTTTGCAGGTACCGAACGTGAAGTCGTGATCCAAGAGAGCGTGTTCACGCGCGTGGGCGCCGACCGGGTATTGAAGTTCGCCTTCGATCTTGCGCAAAAACGCGGTAAACATTTGACCGCCGCGACCAAGTCCAATGGCATCTCGATTTCCATGCCTTGGTGGGACGAGCGCGTGGCCGATATCGCCACGCAGTATCCCGATGTGCGCTGGGACAAGTATCACATCGACATCCTTTGTGCCCATTTCGTGCAACACCCGGACTGGTTCGATGTCGTGGTGGCGTCGAACCTGTTCGGTGACATCCTTTCCGACTTGGGGCCCGCCTGCACCGGCACCATAGGAATTGCGCCTTCGGCGAACCTGAATCCCGAGCGTAAGTTTCCCTCGCTCTTCGAGCCGGTGCACGGATCTGCGCCCGACATTTACGGCAAGGGTATCGCCAATCCGATCGGCCAGATCTGGAGCGGGGCGCTGATGCTGGACTTCCTCGGCTACCCTCAGGCCTCGCAAGCCGTCGTATCGGCCATTGAAACGGTGTTGGCGCAAGGGCCGCGCACGGCGGACATGAAGGGCAAGGCCAGTACCGAAGAGGTCGGCCGGGCCATCGCCGGCATCGTGGCCAAGGCTTGA
- a CDS encoding eamA-like transporter family protein, with protein sequence MTTVSPASSRTAGILCFLAALVALATFDAASKHMLAFYPAPFLNVVRYSAVSTIALFLLAGRGAARWSRQPYKPLLLARGLALGTVGTCFMTALIWIPLSEATAIYFTSPLILVALSPWLLGEHVGLPQWLAVGAGFAGMLLIVRPGGDLPALGTALMAVAAMAYAIFQVLTRKLAGRVASHVQYAYTAFICLLMTALPAPFFLPDPWPDAADWLAILAMGTGNGLAQILLIAAFQRVEASTLAPLNYFHLLMAMVFSTFLFDRPPDGLAVAGMMLIVGAGIFLVTWRNAPGRSRRRSDAGGR encoded by the coding sequence ATGACCACCGTCAGCCCCGCCTCCTCGCGCACGGCCGGCATCCTCTGTTTTCTGGCGGCGTTGGTTGCGCTGGCGACCTTTGACGCCGCCTCCAAGCATATGCTGGCGTTCTATCCCGCCCCCTTTCTTAACGTCGTGCGTTACAGCGCAGTCAGTACCATCGCACTGTTTCTGCTGGCCGGCCGTGGCGCTGCCCGTTGGTCGCGGCAACCGTACAAACCGTTGTTGCTGGCTCGTGGGCTGGCGTTAGGCACGGTGGGCACCTGCTTTATGACCGCACTCATCTGGATACCTTTGTCAGAGGCCACCGCGATTTACTTCACCTCACCCCTTATTCTGGTGGCACTGTCGCCCTGGTTGCTAGGCGAACACGTGGGGCTGCCACAGTGGCTGGCCGTCGGCGCAGGCTTTGCCGGCATGTTGCTGATCGTGCGCCCGGGCGGTGATCTGCCCGCCCTGGGCACAGCGCTCATGGCGGTCGCGGCCATGGCATACGCCATATTCCAGGTTCTGACCCGCAAGCTGGCCGGCCGGGTCGCCAGTCATGTGCAATATGCCTACACGGCCTTCATCTGCCTGCTGATGACTGCCCTGCCCGCGCCTTTCTTTCTTCCTGACCCTTGGCCGGACGCCGCCGACTGGCTCGCGATCCTGGCCATGGGCACAGGCAATGGCCTGGCGCAGATTCTGCTTATCGCGGCGTTCCAACGTGTCGAAGCCTCAACGCTGGCTCCCCTGAACTATTTCCATCTACTGATGGCCATGGTGTTCAGCACCTTCCTGTTCGACCGCCCTCCCGACGGCCTGGCCGTCGCCGGCATGATGCTCATCGTGGGTGCCGGCATTTTTCTCGTGACCTGGCGCAACGCGCCTGGAAGATCCCGCCGACGCTCGGATGCGGGCGGGCGGTGA
- a CDS encoding NAD binding domain of 6-phosphogluconate dehydrogenase family protein, which produces MWSEDLPRQDAEIAVVWGPPAGLFERERKLRVVFNLGAGVDALFRLPTLPAELPIVRLEDAGMAVQMAEYAAHALVRASRQFDQYEALQREGRWQPLPELDRSLWPVGVLGMGVMGARVASSLAALDYPVAGWSRSGKCPDGIQAFGGRDALDAFLGRTRVLINTLPLTDDTHDLLCRETLSKLMPGAYLINMGRGAHLVEEDLLALLDSGQVAGATLDVFRTEPLPLGHPFWTHPRVTVTPHVAAMSLRRETLAQVAAKIQAFIRGEPLSGLVSRERGY; this is translated from the coding sequence ATGTGGTCGGAAGACCTGCCACGGCAGGATGCCGAGATCGCCGTGGTCTGGGGCCCGCCTGCCGGGTTGTTCGAGCGTGAGCGCAAACTGCGCGTCGTGTTCAATCTTGGTGCAGGCGTGGATGCGTTGTTTCGCTTACCGACGTTGCCGGCCGAACTGCCGATCGTGCGACTCGAGGATGCCGGCATGGCGGTGCAGATGGCCGAGTACGCCGCGCATGCGCTGGTGCGCGCCAGCCGGCAGTTCGATCAGTACGAGGCGCTGCAGCGCGAAGGACGTTGGCAACCATTGCCGGAACTGGATCGCAGCCTGTGGCCGGTCGGCGTGCTTGGCATGGGGGTGATGGGCGCGCGGGTGGCCAGCAGCCTGGCCGCTCTCGACTATCCGGTGGCGGGCTGGTCGCGTAGCGGCAAGTGCCCCGACGGCATTCAGGCCTTTGGCGGCCGAGATGCATTGGATGCGTTCCTGGGCCGCACACGGGTACTGATCAATACGTTGCCCTTGACCGACGACACGCACGATCTGCTGTGCCGCGAAACCCTGTCCAAGCTGATGCCTGGCGCCTATCTCATCAATATGGGTCGCGGTGCGCATCTGGTCGAAGAGGATTTGCTCGCCTTGCTCGACAGCGGACAGGTGGCCGGCGCGACGCTGGATGTCTTTCGCACCGAACCGTTGCCGCTGGGGCATCCCTTCTGGACCCATCCGCGTGTGACCGTGACGCCGCACGTGGCCGCGATGAGTCTGCGGCGTGAAACTCTTGCTCAGGTAGCGGCCAAGATCCAGGCTTTCATCCGAGGCGAGCCCTTATCGGGCCTGGTATCGCGCGAGCGGGGATATTGA